From the genome of Deinococcus sp. JMULE3, one region includes:
- a CDS encoding PspA/IM30 family protein yields MSILDRLSRLLRANVNDLISKAEDPGKIIEQALRDMRAAYAEARSEVADAMSQNAKLEREANTNRRMAAEYEKKAEEALRGGSEDLAREALRRSQNAKDLAAGFEEQLQVQSSTVEQLKTQLRALEAKIDEMESKKSLLAARQKTAQAGATLDRVSGFDKAGGAMDAFEEMEQKVSGMEDRNRAMQDLRRENDFDAQLKDLGRGQALDDAMAALKAKVQGEGGGSNS; encoded by the coding sequence ATGAGCATCCTTGACCGCCTGTCGCGCCTGCTGCGCGCGAACGTGAACGACCTGATCAGCAAGGCCGAAGACCCCGGTAAGATCATCGAGCAGGCGCTGCGGGACATGCGCGCCGCGTACGCCGAGGCCCGCAGTGAAGTGGCCGACGCCATGAGCCAGAACGCCAAGCTGGAACGCGAGGCGAACACCAACCGCCGCATGGCCGCCGAGTACGAGAAGAAGGCCGAGGAGGCCCTGCGTGGCGGCAGCGAGGACCTGGCGCGCGAGGCGCTGCGCCGCTCTCAGAACGCCAAGGATCTCGCGGCGGGCTTCGAGGAGCAGCTGCAGGTGCAGTCCAGTACCGTCGAGCAGCTGAAAACCCAGCTGCGCGCACTGGAAGCGAAGATCGACGAGATGGAGAGCAAGAAGTCCCTGCTGGCCGCCCGGCAGAAGACCGCGCAGGCCGGGGCGACCCTGGACCGCGTGTCCGGCTTCGACAAGGCGGGCGGCGCCATGGACGCCTTCGAGGAGATGGAGCAGAAGGTGTCCGGCATGGAGGACCGCAACCGCGCCATGCAGGATCTGCGCAGGGAGAACGACTTCGACGCGCAGCTCAAGGACCTGGGGCGGGGGCAGGCGCTGGATGACGCGATGGCGGCCCTGAAAGCCAAGGTGCAGGGCGAGGGGGGCGGCAGCAACAGCTGA
- a CDS encoding CoA-binding protein, with amino-acid sequence MTLVTQTAQVRQILTDHKVIAVVGFHHDAMKPAYYVPEYMHRQGYTIIPVNPALAARGESYFGHRAVATLAEITTPVDIVDVFRRSDKVRQHLPDILAMPTPPKVVWLQLGIRDDATARELAARGIDVVQDRCLLADHRALL; translated from the coding sequence ATGACACTCGTCACGCAGACGGCGCAGGTGCGGCAGATCCTCACCGACCACAAGGTCATCGCCGTGGTGGGCTTCCACCACGACGCGATGAAACCCGCGTACTACGTCCCCGAGTACATGCACCGCCAGGGGTACACGATCATCCCGGTAAACCCGGCGCTGGCCGCGCGTGGCGAGAGTTACTTCGGGCACAGGGCGGTGGCGACCCTGGCGGAGATCACGACCCCGGTGGACATCGTGGACGTGTTCCGCCGCAGCGACAAGGTGCGCCAGCACCTGCCCGACATCCTGGCCATGCCCACCCCGCCGAAAGTCGTGTGGTTGCAGCTCGGCATCCGCGACGACGCGACCGCCCGCGAGCTCGCGGCGCGCGGCATCGACGTCGTACAGGACCGCTGCCTCCTCGCCGATCACCGGGCGCTGCTGTAA
- a CDS encoding NAD(P)/FAD-dependent oxidoreductase: MQGVLMVGAGLGGLAAARDLGAAGQHVTLLDKARGVSGRAATRRVTLPDGREARLDHGARFFTARHDRTRALAEAGIREGWNAEWTRGIPRWEAGQLSGGGDGHPRFVPPQGLSTLGRTLARGLEVTTGVTVTSLERRPGGWRIHTRDGATWDAGTLLLNLPAPQLAPLLADLDLRGSDSEGTTERVAGVEYAPCWAAGIVLEHDLEASWPALRADHPVLEWLAREHTKRPAGHPPALTLHATPDWSRANLDRTPEEVLPDLLRAAADITGDLPPTLHTFTHRWRYAIPTHPAPGPCHWDPELRIGWCGDWFTPDEHGPRVETALLSGWTLARRVTGT; encoded by the coding sequence ATGCAAGGCGTGCTGATGGTCGGTGCGGGCCTGGGCGGCCTGGCGGCGGCGCGTGACCTGGGGGCGGCGGGGCAACACGTCACGCTGCTGGACAAGGCGCGCGGCGTGTCGGGCCGCGCCGCCACCCGCCGCGTGACCCTCCCCGACGGGCGGGAGGCGCGGCTGGATCACGGGGCGCGGTTCTTCACCGCCCGGCATGACCGCACCCGCGCACTGGCCGAGGCAGGCATCCGGGAAGGCTGGAACGCCGAGTGGACACGCGGTATTCCCCGCTGGGAGGCCGGACAGCTCAGCGGCGGCGGCGACGGGCACCCCCGCTTCGTGCCCCCGCAGGGCCTCAGCACCCTGGGCCGCACCCTCGCACGCGGGCTGGAGGTCACCACCGGCGTGACGGTCACCAGCCTGGAACGCCGCCCCGGCGGCTGGCGCATCCACACCCGCGACGGTGCCACCTGGGACGCCGGGACGCTCCTGCTGAACCTGCCCGCACCGCAGCTGGCCCCCCTCCTGGCGGACCTCGACCTGCGCGGCAGCGACTCCGAGGGCACCACTGAACGGGTCGCGGGCGTGGAATACGCGCCGTGCTGGGCGGCGGGCATCGTGCTGGAACACGATCTGGAAGCCAGCTGGCCCGCCCTGCGCGCCGACCATCCCGTGCTGGAGTGGCTGGCGCGCGAGCATACCAAACGCCCCGCCGGGCACCCACCCGCGCTGACGCTGCACGCCACGCCCGACTGGAGCCGCGCGAACCTCGACCGCACCCCCGAGGAAGTCCTGCCCGACCTGCTGCGCGCCGCCGCCGACATCACAGGCGACCTCCCCCCCACCCTGCACACCTTCACGCACCGCTGGCGCTACGCCATCCCCACCCACCCCGCGCCCGGCCCCTGCCACTGGGACCCCGAACTACGCATCGGCTGGTGCGGCGACTGGTTCACGCCCGACGAGCACGGCCCCCGCGTGGAAACCGCGCTGCTGAGCGGCTGGACCCTCGCCCGCCGCGTCACGGGAACATGA
- a CDS encoding GNAT family N-acetyltransferase — translation MFTLRPARETDRAALYRICLETGASGQDATHLYADPLILGHVYAGPYLTYAPDFAFVLEDQGSGEVTGYVLGVPDTAAFEATLDREWWPPLRELYPDPAGIPREDRTPDQRIAHLIHHPPRAPQNVLTDYPAHLHIDLLPTAQGGGRGRALMHTLLDALREAGVPGVHLGVGESNTRAQGFYRHLGFRELHRAPGSVTFGLPLT, via the coding sequence ATGTTCACCCTGCGCCCCGCCCGCGAAACCGACCGCGCCGCGCTGTACCGCATCTGCCTGGAAACGGGCGCCAGTGGCCAGGACGCCACACACCTGTACGCCGACCCTCTGATCCTGGGGCACGTGTACGCCGGGCCGTACCTGACGTACGCGCCGGACTTCGCGTTCGTGCTGGAGGACCAGGGGAGCGGTGAGGTGACGGGCTACGTCCTGGGCGTCCCCGACACGGCCGCCTTCGAGGCCACCCTGGACCGCGAGTGGTGGCCGCCCCTGCGGGAGCTGTACCCCGACCCGGCTGGCATTCCGCGTGAGGACCGCACGCCCGACCAGCGGATCGCGCACCTGATCCACCACCCGCCCCGCGCGCCGCAGAACGTGCTGACGGACTACCCGGCGCACCTCCACATCGACCTGCTGCCCACCGCGCAGGGAGGCGGGAGGGGCCGGGCGCTGATGCACACCCTGCTGGACGCGCTGCGTGAGGCCGGGGTGCCGGGCGTCCACCTGGGCGTGGGGGAGAGCAACACCCGCGCGCAGGGGTTCTACCGGCACCTGGGTTTCCGGGAACTGCACCGCGCGCCCGGCAGCGTGACCTTCGGCCTGCCCCTCACCTGA
- the mnmE gene encoding tRNA uridine-5-carboxymethylaminomethyl(34) synthesis GTPase MnmE, with protein sequence MTRSGLQDTIAAIATAPGSAGVGIVRVSGPAALSVADRVFRGRRAPSRTPGGRFLFGHLQGASGEVLDEGLCLIFRGPRSYTGEDVAELQTHGSPAVLARVLQATLDCGARPARPGEFTLRAYLSGRLDLAQAEAVLNLIEAQTDTARRQATLGLSGALGDRVDGVARGVTRTLAAIQALLDYPEEGVPDEDRTLPLAQAESDLRDLLASARAGQVATRGARLALIGRPNAGKSSLLNALLGYERSIVTPIAGTTRDYLEAAVELAGVPVTLVDTAGIRETGDAIEAAGVRQALSLAGAADLVLALEDGSAPREALPADLSGARVIRVRTKADLPGAWTDPAALDVSAVTGSGLPALRDAIQAALLGDTARGEAWLTTERQADAARRALAHIQAAQTLPDDLAGYELEEALRALAELTGRDVQEDVVDAVFRNFCVGK encoded by the coding sequence GTGACCCGCTCCGGCCTGCAAGACACCATCGCCGCCATCGCCACCGCTCCCGGCAGCGCGGGCGTGGGCATCGTGCGCGTCAGCGGCCCCGCTGCGCTGAGCGTCGCCGACCGGGTGTTCCGGGGCCGCCGCGCCCCCTCGCGCACGCCCGGCGGCCGTTTCCTGTTCGGGCACCTGCAAGGCGCCAGCGGCGAGGTGCTCGACGAGGGCCTGTGCCTGATCTTCAGGGGACCGCGCAGCTACACCGGCGAGGACGTCGCGGAACTCCAGACGCACGGCAGCCCCGCCGTCCTGGCCCGCGTCCTCCAGGCCACGCTGGACTGCGGCGCGCGCCCCGCGCGGCCCGGCGAGTTCACGCTGCGCGCGTACCTGAGCGGACGCCTGGACCTCGCGCAGGCCGAGGCGGTCCTGAACCTCATCGAGGCGCAGACCGACACCGCCCGGCGGCAGGCGACCCTGGGCCTCAGCGGCGCGCTGGGCGACCGCGTGGACGGCGTCGCGCGCGGCGTGACCCGCACCCTGGCCGCCATCCAGGCCCTGCTGGACTACCCCGAGGAGGGCGTCCCGGACGAGGACCGCACCCTCCCCCTGGCGCAGGCCGAGTCGGACCTGCGGGACCTGCTGGCGTCCGCGCGGGCCGGGCAGGTCGCCACGCGCGGCGCGCGACTGGCACTGATCGGGCGGCCCAACGCGGGCAAGAGCAGTCTCCTGAACGCCCTGCTGGGCTACGAGCGCAGCATCGTCACGCCCATCGCAGGAACCACCCGCGACTACCTGGAGGCCGCCGTGGAACTCGCCGGGGTGCCCGTCACGCTGGTGGATACGGCGGGCATCCGCGAGACCGGGGACGCCATCGAGGCCGCCGGGGTGCGACAGGCGCTGAGTCTCGCGGGAGCCGCCGATCTGGTCCTGGCGCTGGAGGACGGCAGCGCCCCCCGCGAGGCCCTGCCCGCCGACCTGAGCGGCGCCCGCGTCATCCGCGTGCGGACGAAAGCGGACCTGCCGGGCGCGTGGACCGACCCGGCCGCGCTGGACGTCAGCGCCGTGACTGGCTCGGGCCTTCCCGCGCTGCGGGACGCGATCCAGGCGGCGCTGCTGGGCGACACGGCGCGCGGCGAGGCGTGGCTGACCACCGAACGGCAGGCCGACGCCGCCCGCCGCGCCCTGGCCCACATCCAGGCCGCACAGACCCTCCCGGACGACCTGGCCGGGTACGAACTGGAAGAAGCCCTGCGCGCCCTGGCCGAACTGACCGGCCGGGACGTGCAGGAGGACGTGGTGGACGCCGTGTTCCGCAACTTCTGCGTGGGCAAGTAG
- the dxs gene encoding 1-deoxy-D-xylulose-5-phosphate synthase: MTDIRQPSGTPLLDRVNNPDDLKKLSREQLPALSQELRDEITRVCSVGGLHLASSLGATDLIVALHYVLNSPRDRILFDVGHQAYAHKILTGRRDQMATVKKEGGLSGFTKVSESPHDAITVGHASTSLANALGMAMARDALGQDYKVAAVIGDGSLTGGMALAALNTIGDMNRRMLIVLNDNEMSISENVGAMNKFMRGLQVQKWFQEGEGAGKKAMEAVSKPLASFMSRAKSSTRHFFDPASVNPFAAMGVRYVGPVDGHNVQELVWLMERLVDLDGPTILHVVTKKGKGLSYAEADPIYWHGPGKFDPSTGEFSASKAYSWSNAFGDAMTELAAQDPRTFVITPAMREGSGLVGYSKAHPNRYLDVGIAEEVAVTAAAGMALQGLRPVVAIYSSFLQRAYDQVLHDVAIEHLNVTFAIDRAGIVGADGATHNGVFDLSFLRSIPGVRIGLPKDAAELRGMLKYAQTYDGPFAIRYPRGNTTPVPEGTWPELEWGTWERVQDGTDVVILAGGKGLEYAQKAAAGLDGVGVVNARFVKPLDEAMLRDVARTARAIITVEDNTVVGGFGSAVLEFLNAEGLRTPVRVLGIPDEFQEHATVESVHARTGIDAQAIRTVLAELGVDVPLGV, from the coding sequence ATGACCGACATCAGACAGCCGTCCGGCACGCCGCTGCTGGACCGCGTGAACAATCCCGACGACCTCAAGAAGCTCTCGCGTGAGCAGCTGCCCGCGCTGTCGCAGGAACTGCGTGACGAGATCACGCGGGTGTGCTCGGTCGGCGGGCTGCACCTCGCGTCGTCGCTGGGCGCCACCGACCTGATCGTGGCGCTGCATTACGTGCTGAACTCGCCGCGTGACCGGATTCTGTTCGATGTGGGGCATCAGGCGTACGCGCACAAGATCCTGACCGGGCGGCGCGACCAGATGGCGACCGTGAAGAAGGAGGGGGGTCTGTCGGGCTTCACGAAGGTCAGCGAGTCCCCGCACGACGCGATCACGGTCGGACACGCCAGCACCTCCCTCGCGAACGCGCTGGGCATGGCGATGGCCCGCGACGCGCTGGGCCAGGACTACAAGGTCGCGGCCGTGATCGGGGACGGCAGCCTGACGGGCGGCATGGCCCTGGCTGCGCTGAACACCATCGGGGACATGAACCGCCGGATGCTGATCGTCCTGAACGACAACGAGATGAGCATCAGCGAGAACGTGGGCGCGATGAACAAGTTCATGCGGGGCCTGCAGGTGCAGAAGTGGTTCCAGGAGGGCGAGGGCGCGGGCAAGAAGGCCATGGAGGCCGTCAGCAAGCCCCTGGCGAGCTTCATGAGCCGCGCCAAGAGCAGCACGCGGCACTTCTTCGACCCGGCCAGCGTGAATCCCTTCGCGGCGATGGGTGTGCGCTACGTCGGCCCGGTGGACGGGCACAACGTGCAGGAACTCGTGTGGCTCATGGAACGCCTCGTGGATCTGGACGGGCCGACCATCCTGCACGTCGTCACGAAGAAGGGCAAGGGCCTCAGCTACGCGGAAGCGGACCCGATCTACTGGCACGGTCCGGGCAAGTTCGACCCGAGCACCGGCGAGTTCAGCGCCAGCAAGGCGTACTCGTGGAGCAACGCCTTCGGGGACGCCATGACCGAATTGGCCGCGCAGGACCCGCGCACCTTCGTGATCACGCCTGCCATGCGCGAGGGCAGCGGGCTGGTCGGGTACTCGAAGGCGCACCCGAACCGCTACCTGGACGTCGGGATCGCCGAGGAGGTCGCCGTGACCGCCGCCGCCGGGATGGCCCTGCAGGGCCTGCGCCCGGTCGTGGCGATCTACTCGTCGTTCCTGCAGCGCGCGTACGATCAGGTGCTGCACGACGTCGCCATCGAGCACCTGAACGTCACGTTCGCCATCGACCGCGCCGGGATCGTGGGTGCGGACGGCGCGACGCACAACGGCGTGTTCGACCTGAGCTTCCTGCGCTCCATCCCCGGCGTGCGCATCGGCCTGCCGAAGGACGCGGCGGAACTGCGCGGCATGCTGAAGTACGCGCAGACGTACGACGGTCCCTTCGCGATCCGCTACCCGCGCGGCAACACCACCCCCGTTCCGGAGGGCACCTGGCCTGAACTGGAGTGGGGCACCTGGGAACGCGTGCAGGACGGCACGGACGTCGTGATCCTGGCGGGCGGCAAGGGCCTGGAGTACGCGCAGAAGGCCGCCGCCGGACTGGACGGCGTGGGCGTCGTGAACGCCCGCTTCGTGAAACCCCTGGACGAGGCGATGCTGCGCGACGTGGCCCGCACGGCCCGCGCGATCATCACCGTCGAGGACAACACCGTCGTGGGCGGCTTCGGCAGCGCCGTCCTGGAATTCCTGAACGCCGAGGGCCTGCGGACTCCCGTGCGCGTCCTGGGCATCCCCGACGAATTCCAGGAACACGCGACCGTCGAGAGCGTCCACGCCCGCACCGGCATCGACGCGCAGGCCATCCGCACCGTGCTGGCCGAACTCGGAGTGGACGTCCCGCTCGGGGTGTGA
- the ruvA gene encoding Holliday junction branch migration protein RuvA → MIAYLSGTVREIREHSAVVVAGGVGYEVQCPVSTLGKLTVGETAELNTRFIVREDAQLLFGFHDADSVRVFDLLTSVSGVGPKLGLALLSAMPVSALAAGLLGGDVKLLSSVSGVGKKTAERLVLELQGKIPEHLAAPATGGGAKAARVTSTAGRDAVDALLALGFREAQVRGVVAELLSADPDLSADSLIRKSLGKLR, encoded by the coding sequence ATGATCGCCTACCTGTCCGGCACCGTCCGGGAAATCCGAGAACACAGCGCCGTGGTCGTCGCGGGCGGCGTCGGCTACGAGGTCCAGTGCCCCGTCAGCACCCTGGGCAAGCTGACCGTCGGCGAGACCGCCGAACTGAACACCCGTTTCATCGTCCGCGAGGACGCCCAGCTGCTGTTCGGCTTCCACGACGCCGACAGCGTCCGCGTGTTCGACCTGCTGACCAGCGTCAGCGGCGTCGGCCCAAAGCTGGGGCTGGCGCTGCTGTCCGCCATGCCCGTCAGCGCCCTGGCCGCCGGACTGCTCGGCGGGGACGTGAAACTGCTGTCCAGCGTCAGCGGCGTCGGGAAGAAGACCGCCGAGCGGCTCGTGCTGGAACTTCAGGGCAAGATCCCCGAGCACCTCGCCGCGCCTGCCACGGGGGGCGGCGCGAAGGCCGCGCGGGTCACGAGCACCGCCGGACGCGACGCCGTGGACGCCCTGCTCGCCCTGGGCTTCCGCGAGGCGCAGGTGCGCGGCGTGGTCGCCGAACTCCTCTCTGCCGACCCCGACCTGAGCGCCGACAGCCTGATCCGCAAGAGCCTGGGCAAGCTGCGCTGA
- a CDS encoding LysR family transcriptional regulator, whose amino-acid sequence MRINPEHLVTFSVVAELGSVSRAGQALNLSQPAVSGQLRALQEQFGQPLYTRQGRGVALTEAGERLLPHAQAIARNLAEVAGQISGARQRPAAALRVGLSFALSEHSSALVRRARTAGLHLRIVARPAGTLIEEVRAGRLGAALIVTSPQRAVEDLDLHRVGEDQLRLVTPPGHPLSGLGYVAPHALRGETLLWSARGSGVRRQAERLLDGVGVSAAQGLELGSLWGVLAGVRAGDGVAIMPAGFVARDVQLGAVASVGLEAPAVTVAHTLVTAPAALLSAEVRALVDLLRRA is encoded by the coding sequence GTGAGGATCAACCCGGAGCATCTCGTCACGTTCAGTGTCGTCGCGGAACTGGGGAGTGTCAGCCGCGCCGGGCAGGCCCTGAACCTCAGTCAGCCTGCCGTGAGCGGTCAGTTGCGCGCCCTGCAGGAGCAGTTCGGGCAGCCGCTGTACACCCGCCAGGGTCGCGGCGTGGCCCTCACCGAGGCCGGAGAGCGGCTGCTCCCGCACGCGCAGGCGATCGCCCGGAACCTCGCGGAGGTCGCCGGGCAGATCAGCGGCGCCCGGCAACGCCCGGCGGCGGCCCTGCGGGTGGGCCTCTCCTTCGCCCTGAGCGAGCACTCAAGCGCCCTGGTACGCCGGGCCCGCACGGCCGGGCTGCACCTGCGGATCGTGGCGCGGCCCGCCGGGACGCTGATCGAGGAGGTCCGCGCCGGGCGGCTGGGCGCGGCGCTGATCGTCACGTCGCCACAGCGGGCGGTGGAGGACCTGGACCTGCACCGCGTCGGCGAGGATCAATTGCGGCTGGTCACGCCGCCCGGCCATCCGCTGTCGGGCCTGGGGTACGTGGCGCCGCACGCGCTGCGCGGCGAGACGCTGCTGTGGTCCGCGCGGGGCAGCGGCGTGCGCCGACAGGCCGAACGGCTGCTGGACGGCGTGGGCGTCAGTGCGGCGCAGGGCCTGGAACTGGGAAGCCTGTGGGGGGTCCTGGCGGGCGTGCGGGCCGGGGACGGCGTGGCGATCATGCCCGCCGGGTTCGTCGCGCGGGACGTGCAACTGGGCGCGGTCGCCAGCGTGGGCCTGGAAGCCCCGGCAGTGACGGTCGCGCACACGCTGGTCACGGCGCCCGCCGCGCTGCTGTCCGCGGAGGTCCGCGCCCTCGTGGACCTGCTGCGCCGCGCATGA
- the hemL gene encoding glutamate-1-semialdehyde 2,1-aminomutase gives MTTELQAVPTPAPTAHSEALFARARAVTPGGVNSPVRAFRSVGGTPRFIARADGAYLTDADGTRLLDYIGSWGPMILGHNHPAVREAIADALQYGTSFGAPGEREVLLAELVTRLTGVDRVRFVSSGTEATMSALRLARGVTGRKFIVKFRGNYHGHADGLLVEAGSGLMTNADGALGAAAPSSAGVPEEYAGLTLVTEYNDPAALDALMAARGSEVAAVIFEPVVGNAGVLIPTPEFLAALHRVKTHGALLIADEVMTGFRLSLGGATGLLGLRPDLICWGKIIGGGLPVGAYGGRASVMDFVSPQGPVYQAGTLSGNPLAMAAGLATLSALEADPDLYARLGAYTTALADGLRDAAAAAGVPVSINHIGSMLTAFHLNAPDGSVRTYTDAAASDTKAFARWFQGMLGRGVYWAPSQFESIFVSGVHGDAELDATLDAARAAYLDLGRDLGA, from the coding sequence ATGACCACCGAGTTGCAAGCTGTTCCTACGCCCGCGCCCACGGCGCATTCGGAGGCGCTGTTCGCGCGCGCGCGGGCCGTCACGCCGGGCGGGGTGAACAGTCCGGTGCGGGCCTTCCGCAGCGTGGGCGGCACGCCGCGCTTCATCGCCCGAGCGGACGGCGCGTACCTGACCGACGCGGACGGCACGCGCCTGCTGGATTACATCGGGTCGTGGGGGCCGATGATCCTGGGGCACAACCACCCGGCGGTGCGTGAGGCGATCGCGGACGCGCTGCAGTACGGCACGAGTTTCGGCGCGCCCGGCGAGCGGGAGGTACTGCTGGCGGAGCTGGTGACGCGCCTGACGGGCGTGGACCGCGTGCGGTTCGTGAGCAGCGGGACCGAGGCGACCATGAGTGCGCTGCGGCTGGCGCGGGGCGTGACGGGCCGGAAGTTCATCGTGAAGTTCCGCGGGAACTACCACGGGCACGCGGACGGCCTGCTCGTGGAGGCCGGGAGTGGCCTGATGACGAACGCGGACGGGGCGCTGGGCGCGGCGGCCCCGAGCAGCGCGGGCGTGCCCGAGGAGTACGCGGGCCTGACGCTGGTCACCGAGTACAACGACCCGGCGGCGCTGGACGCCCTGATGGCCGCGCGCGGGTCGGAGGTGGCGGCGGTGATCTTCGAGCCGGTGGTGGGGAACGCCGGGGTGCTGATTCCCACGCCGGAGTTCCTGGCGGCGCTGCACCGCGTGAAGACCCACGGGGCGCTGCTGATCGCGGATGAGGTCATGACCGGCTTCCGGCTGTCGCTGGGCGGCGCGACGGGCCTGCTGGGCCTGCGTCCGGACCTGATCTGCTGGGGCAAGATCATCGGCGGCGGCCTGCCGGTGGGCGCGTACGGGGGCCGCGCTTCAGTGATGGATTTCGTGTCGCCGCAGGGTCCGGTGTATCAGGCCGGGACGCTCAGCGGGAACCCGCTGGCGATGGCGGCGGGCCTCGCGACCCTGAGTGCGCTGGAGGCCGACCCGGACCTGTACGCGCGGCTGGGGGCATACACCACCGCTCTGGCGGACGGCCTGCGGGACGCGGCGGCCGCGGCGGGCGTGCCGGTCAGCATCAACCACATCGGCAGCATGCTGACCGCCTTCCACCTGAACGCACCGGACGGCAGCGTGCGGACGTACACGGACGCCGCTGCGAGCGACACGAAGGCCTTCGCCCGCTGGTTCCAGGGGATGCTGGGCCGGGGCGTGTACTGGGCGCCCAGCCAGTTCGAGAGCATCTTCGTGAGTGGCGTGCACGGCGACGCGGAACTGGACGCCACGCTGGACGCCGCGCGCGCCGCGTACCTCGATCTGGGTCGGGATCTGGGCGCATGA
- a CDS encoding glutamate-5-semialdehyde dehydrogenase, giving the protein MSESSPNLTVREMGVRARAAARVLRSLPTARKVAALHAIAAGLRANAPAILAANAQDVQAAIEAGLPEPMVARLRLDARMLDGIAADVEAVSRLPDPVGETTPAQTQPSGIRVSTRRVPLGVLGVIYESRPNVTVDVAALALMSGNAVILRGGKETVRSNAALEDVIHAALREQGLPADGVQVIRDPARERMLELLKLDDLVDAIIPRGGAGLHRYCVENATVPVIVGGIGVVHVYLDPSFTRDPEDRARALEIVRNAKVQKPSACNALDTLLIHVAALDALPDIARDLQAHGVTLRTDPPAHAALSAAGITTEPATDADYGTEFLALTASVKTVPSFEDALDFIAARGNHTDVILTRDDAQAGRFIEDVDSAAVVVNASPRFNDGGQLGLGAEVAISTQKLHARGPMGLRELTTTKWIVEGNGEVRE; this is encoded by the coding sequence ATGAGTGAGTCGTCCCCCAACCTGACCGTCCGGGAGATGGGCGTGCGGGCCCGCGCCGCTGCCCGCGTGCTGCGGTCGCTGCCCACCGCGCGCAAGGTGGCCGCGCTGCACGCGATCGCCGCCGGACTGCGTGCCAACGCACCCGCGATCCTGGCGGCGAACGCGCAGGACGTGCAGGCTGCCATTGAGGCCGGACTGCCCGAACCGATGGTGGCCCGCCTGCGGCTGGACGCCCGGATGCTGGACGGCATCGCGGCGGACGTGGAGGCCGTGTCGCGCCTGCCCGACCCGGTGGGGGAGACCACCCCCGCGCAGACCCAGCCGAGCGGCATCCGCGTCAGCACCCGGCGCGTGCCGCTGGGCGTGCTGGGCGTCATCTACGAGAGCCGCCCGAACGTGACCGTGGACGTCGCCGCGCTGGCCCTGATGAGCGGGAACGCCGTGATCCTGCGCGGCGGCAAGGAAACCGTGCGCAGCAACGCCGCGCTGGAGGACGTCATCCACGCCGCGCTGCGGGAGCAGGGCCTCCCGGCGGACGGGGTACAGGTCATCCGCGACCCGGCCCGCGAGCGGATGCTGGAGCTGCTGAAACTGGACGATCTGGTTGATGCGATCATCCCGCGCGGCGGGGCAGGCCTGCACCGCTACTGCGTGGAGAACGCCACCGTGCCCGTCATCGTGGGCGGCATCGGCGTGGTGCACGTGTACCTCGACCCCAGCTTCACCCGCGACCCCGAGGACCGCGCGCGCGCCCTGGAGATCGTCCGGAACGCGAAGGTGCAGAAACCCAGCGCCTGCAACGCCCTGGACACCCTCCTGATCCACGTGGCGGCCCTGGACGCCCTGCCGGACATCGCCCGCGACCTTCAGGCGCACGGCGTGACCCTGCGCACCGACCCGCCCGCCCACGCGGCCCTGAGTGCCGCCGGGATCACCACCGAGCCCGCCACGGACGCCGATTACGGTACGGAATTTCTGGCCCTGACCGCCAGCGTGAAGACCGTCCCCTCCTTCGAGGACGCGCTGGACTTCATTGCCGCGCGCGGGAACCACACCGACGTGATCCTCACCCGCGACGATGCGCAGGCGGGGCGGTTCATCGAGGACGTCGACAGTGCCGCCGTGGTCGTGAACGCCAGCCCCCGCTTCAACGACGGCGGGCAACTCGGCCTGGGCGCCGAGGTCGCCATCAGCACCCAGAAACTCCACGCCCGCGGCCCCATGGGCCTGCGCGAACTGACCACCACGAAATGGATCGTGGAAGGCAACGGCGAGGTCAGGGAGTAG